A window of Psychromonas sp. CNPT3 contains these coding sequences:
- a CDS encoding nitrate reductase cytochrome c-type subunit, translated as MKKRLMAICSAAMITFMALPVSSETSDLTSNNGGVKSLRGQVEISAINKSEMLKRVPRDQPLIDRNYVQQPPMIPHTTRGYHVNLNVNKCLSCHSFKNAGEMGATKVSVTHFQARDGMTLSDVSPRRYFCLQCHVTQVAAKPLVENSFQPVKSLQ; from the coding sequence ATGAAAAAACGATTAATGGCAATATGTAGCGCGGCAATGATCACGTTTATGGCCTTGCCGGTAAGCAGTGAAACGAGTGATTTAACCTCTAATAATGGAGGCGTCAAATCTTTGCGTGGGCAAGTTGAGATCTCTGCGATTAATAAATCAGAGATGTTGAAAAGAGTACCTAGAGATCAGCCTTTAATAGATCGTAATTACGTACAACAACCCCCGATGATCCCTCATACAACGCGTGGTTATCATGTAAACTTAAATGTGAACAAATGTTTGTCATGTCATAGTTTTAAAAATGCAGGCGAGATGGGTGCAACAAAAGTGAGCGTGACACATTTTCAGGCACGTGATGGTATGACGTTATCTGATGTTTCACCGCGTCGTTATTTTTGTTTGCAGTGTCATGTCACGCAAGTGGCGGCAAAGCCGTTAGTGGAAAATAGTTTCCAACCGGTTAAATCGTTACAATAA
- a CDS encoding NapC/NirT family cytochrome c, which translates to MLNLLKRLWLIMRTPSTAAMGFILILGFSGGIIFWGGFNMGMEATNSEAFCASCHAPIVEEIQETIHYSNRSGVRAICSDCHVPHNWTDKIVRKVQASKELVAFALGTIDTKEKFQARRSHLANREWQRMKKNDSQECRNCHQFEFMDFSEQGRRSVKQHSTALASGEKTCVDCHKGIAHRLPDMSGIKGW; encoded by the coding sequence ATGCTTAATTTATTAAAGCGTTTATGGCTGATCATGCGCACGCCTTCAACTGCTGCCATGGGTTTTATTTTAATACTCGGCTTTAGTGGCGGGATAATTTTCTGGGGCGGATTTAATATGGGCATGGAGGCAACCAACTCAGAAGCTTTTTGTGCGAGTTGTCATGCGCCCATTGTTGAAGAAATTCAAGAAACTATCCATTATTCAAATCGTTCAGGCGTTCGCGCTATTTGTAGTGATTGTCATGTTCCACATAACTGGACTGATAAAATAGTACGTAAAGTGCAAGCGTCAAAAGAGCTTGTAGCCTTTGCCCTTGGTACTATCGACACCAAAGAGAAGTTCCAAGCGAGACGTAGCCATCTGGCTAACCGTGAATGGCAACGAATGAAGAAAAATGATTCTCAAGAATGTCGTAACTGTCATCAATTTGAATTTATGGACTTTAGTGAGCAAGGCAGGCGTAGTGTGAAACAACACTCCACCGCATTAGCGTCGGGTGAAAAAACCTGTGTGGATTGCCATAAAGGTATTGCACATAGATTACCTGATATGAGTGGCATTAAAGGCTGGTAA
- a CDS encoding molybdenum cofactor guanylyltransferase, with the protein MKIAGVVLAGGLSSRMGIDKASLLLTQKTLLKHAQELLLSLNLTDVFISGSYAGYRCISDVHKEMGPIGALYACEQALCYDYDALYVIAVDMPLLNVQTCQAILKKASNSAHGVYSADALFPLFLPLNMPLKEELSRLVDSNDPRQRSLYSLLRTLKVAPISASQEERFYLQNTNTPEQWQRCKTLYSLLKNQRNRNESPEQQ; encoded by the coding sequence GTGAAAATAGCAGGGGTAGTATTAGCAGGGGGGTTATCAAGTCGTATGGGCATTGATAAAGCCTCGCTTTTATTAACACAAAAAACATTGTTAAAGCACGCCCAGGAATTACTATTATCTCTTAATCTAACCGATGTTTTTATCAGTGGATCGTATGCAGGATATCGCTGTATTAGCGATGTGCATAAGGAAATGGGGCCCATTGGGGCGTTATATGCCTGTGAGCAGGCATTGTGTTATGATTACGATGCGCTGTATGTTATTGCCGTTGATATGCCACTTTTAAATGTACAAACGTGTCAGGCAATATTAAAAAAAGCCAGTAACAGTGCGCATGGCGTTTATAGCGCGGATGCATTATTCCCTCTTTTCTTGCCTCTCAATATGCCTTTAAAAGAAGAACTTTCGAGATTAGTTGACAGCAACGATCCTCGTCAGCGTTCATTATACAGTTTATTAAGAACACTCAAGGTCGCGCCAATAAGTGCGAGCCAAGAAGAGCGTTTCTATTTACAAAACACCAATACACCTGAGCAATGGCAGCGTTGTAAAACACTTTATTCTCTATTAAAAAATCAAAGGAACCGAAATGAGTCACCTGAGCAGCAGTAA
- the modA gene encoding molybdate ABC transporter substrate-binding protein — translation MRFILVIISLLFMSNTQAALNICAASNFKVTLSEIVARYSEVSSQKILISSASTGTLYRQIMLGAPFDLFLSADSKRAKLIEQSKQGVLGSRFTYAQGRLAFWAPKYQGIMDESTLKNTLLTTKGRIAIADPRLAPYGKAAKETLESIMLWSKLSYVKGSNIAQTYQFIDSGNAQAGFVALSLLLQNNKTHYYVLAPQSYAPILQQGVLLTHAQSKQHEVQKFVAFLRSDAIQALIRAHGYL, via the coding sequence ATGCGCTTTATATTGGTAATAATCAGTTTGCTTTTCATGTCAAATACTCAGGCTGCGCTTAACATATGTGCGGCCAGTAACTTTAAAGTGACGCTATCTGAGATCGTTGCACGTTACAGTGAGGTGTCTTCCCAAAAAATATTAATATCGAGCGCTTCAACGGGCACTTTATATCGGCAAATCATGCTTGGCGCGCCTTTTGATTTGTTTTTATCGGCAGACAGTAAACGCGCTAAATTAATTGAACAAAGTAAACAGGGGGTTTTAGGATCTCGTTTTACTTATGCGCAGGGTCGTTTAGCCTTTTGGGCGCCTAAGTACCAAGGTATTATGGATGAAAGTACGCTAAAAAATACCCTACTAACGACCAAAGGGCGCATCGCAATCGCGGATCCTCGCTTAGCACCTTATGGAAAAGCGGCCAAAGAGACGCTAGAAAGTATCATGTTATGGTCGAAATTATCGTATGTAAAAGGCAGTAATATTGCGCAAACCTATCAATTTATTGATTCAGGTAATGCACAAGCGGGTTTTGTGGCACTTTCTCTCTTATTGCAAAATAATAAAACCCATTATTATGTATTAGCGCCCCAATCTTATGCCCCCATATTACAACAAGGTGTATTATTAACGCATGCACAGAGTAAGCAACACGAGGTGCAAAAATTTGTTGCCTTTTTAAGGTCGGATGCCATACAAGCATTGATCCGTGCTCATGGGTATTTATAA
- the modB gene encoding molybdate ABC transporter permease subunit: protein MLTEFDISAIYLTLKLASLTTFILLLISPPLAWWLARSSRIYRPFIESLVALPLVLPPTVLGFYLLLAFSPDSYFGAFWIQMTGSGLAFSFSGLLIASVIYSLPFVVQPLQSAFINLDKNYLEVASTLGFSAKKTFYKVVFPMTLPSFIIAGALGFAHTIGEFGVVLMIGGNIPGETQVLSIALFDHVETLEYEQAHFLSLLLLGFSMFLLMFIYAILHKRQKRLNHA, encoded by the coding sequence ATGTTGACAGAATTTGATATTAGTGCGATTTACTTAACATTGAAACTCGCATCATTAACAACGTTCATTTTATTATTAATTTCGCCACCGCTTGCTTGGTGGTTGGCGCGAAGTTCTCGCATTTATCGACCGTTTATTGAATCTTTGGTCGCTTTACCGTTAGTTTTACCGCCCACTGTTTTGGGGTTTTATCTGTTACTGGCGTTCTCACCTGATAGTTATTTTGGCGCCTTTTGGATACAAATGACGGGATCAGGCCTCGCATTTTCTTTTTCAGGATTGTTAATTGCCTCCGTTATTTACTCTTTGCCTTTTGTGGTACAACCTTTGCAAAGTGCCTTTATCAATTTAGATAAAAACTATTTAGAGGTGGCATCTACCTTAGGCTTTAGTGCGAAAAAAACCTTCTATAAAGTTGTTTTTCCGATGACCTTACCCAGTTTCATTATTGCCGGTGCGTTAGGCTTTGCGCACACCATTGGTGAGTTTGGGGTGGTGCTGATGATTGGCGGGAATATACCCGGAGAAACACAAGTGTTATCCATTGCATTATTTGATCATGTTGAAACCTTAGAATATGAGCAGGCACATTTTCTGTCTTTATTATTACTGGGCTTTTCAATGTTTTTATTAATGTTTATTTATGCCATTTTACATAAACGTCAAAAGCGCTTAAATCATGCTTAA
- the moaC gene encoding cyclic pyranopterin monophosphate synthase MoaC has protein sequence MTNPFTHINQDGKANMVDVTHKIVTERQARAQAFIEMSASTLKAIVDGNHHKGDVFATARIAGIMAAKKTADLIPLCHPLALTKVEVELIAEPEFNRVRITSLCKLSGKTGVEMEALTAASVAALTIYDMCKALQKDMIISNVKLLEKTGGKSGHFKAQE, from the coding sequence ATGACAAACCCGTTTACGCATATTAACCAAGATGGCAAAGCAAATATGGTTGATGTCACCCATAAGATCGTCACTGAGCGTCAAGCAAGAGCACAAGCCTTTATTGAAATGTCGGCATCAACATTAAAAGCAATTGTCGATGGTAACCACCATAAAGGTGATGTTTTTGCCACGGCGCGTATTGCGGGTATTATGGCAGCTAAAAAAACGGCTGATTTGATCCCGTTATGCCATCCGCTTGCACTGACGAAAGTAGAAGTTGAATTAATTGCTGAGCCAGAATTTAATCGCGTGCGTATTACCAGTTTATGTAAATTATCTGGCAAAACAGGCGTTGAGATGGAAGCGTTAACCGCAGCCTCTGTGGCAGCCCTTACTATTTATGACATGTGTAAAGCGCTACAAAAAGATATGATCATCTCGAATGTGAAGTTATTAGAAAAAACAGGTGGCAAATCTGGCCATTTTAAAGCGCAGGAGTAA
- the moaD gene encoding molybdopterin converting factor subunit 1 yields the protein MINILFFAQLREQLGTDTLNMPYEDNMTVAILLAHLKAENTQWQPILSSQTLMVAVNQSMGNMSTPLCRGDEVAFFPPVTGG from the coding sequence ATGATCAACATTCTGTTTTTTGCACAATTACGTGAACAATTAGGTACCGACACATTAAATATGCCTTATGAAGATAATATGACGGTCGCAATATTACTCGCGCATTTAAAAGCCGAAAATACGCAATGGCAACCTATTTTATCAAGCCAGACGTTAATGGTTGCCGTTAATCAAAGTATGGGCAATATGAGCACGCCGTTATGCCGTGGTGATGAAGTTGCTTTTTTCCCACCGGTTACCGGAGGCTAG
- the moaA gene encoding GTP 3',8-cyclase MoaA, protein MQQQLIDNFERKFEYLRLSITDECNFKCNYCLPDGYQRSHQKSFLSHQEINNLVIAFAELGTKKVRITGGEPSLRKDFTQIIASVASVDGIEKVATTTNGFQLEKQAKDWFDAGLSAINISVDSLDANTFHLITGKNIFQKVMRGVQASLKAGYAQVKVNSVLMKGVNDNDLALFLNWIKTEKIQLRFIELMQTDDNDAFFNKYHLSGESIKARLLAEGWQQKQPLSHDGPAQVFKHPEYEGEIGLIMPYSKDFCKSCNRLRVSSTGRLHLCLFGEEGVDLRDLLGNSCDKEALKQRISNALKDKKISHYLQQGITGGTPHLASIGG, encoded by the coding sequence ATGCAACAACAACTTATTGATAATTTTGAACGAAAGTTTGAATACTTACGCTTATCGATCACCGATGAATGTAATTTCAAATGCAATTATTGTTTGCCTGATGGTTATCAACGTAGTCATCAAAAATCGTTTTTAAGTCATCAAGAGATTAACAATTTAGTGATTGCCTTTGCTGAACTCGGCACAAAAAAAGTCCGCATTACAGGCGGGGAGCCTAGTCTACGTAAAGATTTTACGCAGATAATTGCTTCGGTAGCAAGCGTCGATGGTATTGAAAAAGTAGCGACAACGACGAATGGGTTTCAACTTGAAAAACAAGCTAAAGATTGGTTTGATGCAGGATTGTCTGCCATAAATATCAGTGTCGATAGCTTAGATGCCAATACTTTTCACTTGATCACCGGCAAGAATATATTTCAAAAAGTGATGCGTGGCGTACAAGCAAGTCTCAAAGCGGGTTATGCACAAGTTAAAGTGAACAGTGTGTTAATGAAGGGCGTTAATGATAATGATCTGGCTTTATTTTTAAATTGGATAAAAACAGAGAAAATTCAATTGCGCTTCATTGAGTTAATGCAAACAGATGATAATGATGCGTTTTTTAATAAATATCATTTGTCGGGTGAATCAATAAAGGCGCGATTATTGGCAGAAGGGTGGCAACAAAAACAGCCTTTAAGTCACGATGGCCCCGCCCAAGTATTTAAGCACCCTGAATATGAGGGTGAAATTGGTTTGATCATGCCTTATAGCAAAGATTTTTGTAAAAGTTGTAATCGCTTACGCGTTTCCTCTACTGGGCGTTTGCATCTTTGTTTATTTGGCGAAGAAGGGGTGGATTTACGCGACCTTTTAGGTAATAGTTGCGATAAAGAAGCATTAAAACAACGCATTAGTAATGCGCTTAAAGATAAAAAGATAAGCCATTATTTACAACAAGGGATAACCGGAGGCACGCCTCATCTTGCCTCTATTGGCGGCTAA
- the napF gene encoding ferredoxin-type protein NapF, translating into MLKINSAKRSLWRPKKQINKDNLLPWLKDADIFFEQCTQCGDCLSACPTQIIVKGDGGYPKIDFNLGECEFCSKCADICTQPLFLDTRLPAWSKKAQISESCLANKNIYCRSCSDSCEAQALTFQLGISALPTINLDLCNGCGGCVAPCPTQAIIIKE; encoded by the coding sequence ATGTTAAAAATAAACAGTGCTAAACGCAGTTTATGGCGCCCTAAGAAACAGATTAATAAAGATAATTTACTGCCGTGGCTAAAAGATGCCGATATTTTTTTTGAGCAATGTACACAATGTGGTGATTGCTTAAGTGCTTGTCCAACGCAGATCATTGTAAAAGGTGATGGAGGATATCCTAAAATAGATTTTAATTTAGGAGAATGTGAGTTTTGCTCAAAATGCGCAGATATATGCACACAGCCACTGTTTTTAGATACTCGCTTACCCGCGTGGTCTAAAAAAGCACAGATCAGTGAAAGTTGTTTAGCGAATAAAAATATTTATTGTCGGAGTTGCAGTGATAGTTGTGAAGCGCAAGCATTAACGTTTCAACTAGGGATCAGTGCACTACCCACTATTAATCTTGACCTGTGTAATGGTTGTGGTGGCTGCGTTGCACCTTGCCCTACTCAGGCGATTATAATTAAGGAATAA
- the moaE gene encoding molybdopterin synthase catalytic subunit MoaE: protein MIKVQTQDFNQQVEYEHLRAASQTGAIVTFTGLVRDVNQGEQISLLTLEHYPLMTEKVLNEIVAQASLRWSILNVRVIHRVGELQLLDQIVFVGIASLHRGDAFAACEYIMDHLKAAVPFWKKERNNAGKSYWVDARESDQNALKKWQL, encoded by the coding sequence ATGATCAAAGTACAAACTCAGGACTTTAATCAGCAAGTTGAATATGAGCATTTACGCGCTGCAAGTCAAACGGGCGCGATTGTTACTTTTACGGGCTTAGTACGCGATGTTAACCAAGGAGAGCAGATTAGTTTATTGACCTTGGAGCATTATCCGTTAATGACAGAGAAAGTCTTAAACGAGATCGTGGCGCAGGCAAGTTTGCGTTGGTCTATTTTAAACGTGCGCGTTATCCACCGAGTGGGTGAGTTGCAATTATTAGATCAAATTGTATTTGTGGGTATTGCAAGCTTACATCGTGGAGATGCCTTTGCTGCATGTGAATACATTATGGATCATTTAAAAGCAGCGGTACCTTTTTGGAAAAAAGAACGTAATAATGCAGGTAAATCTTACTGGGTTGATGCTCGTGAAAGCGATCAAAACGCCTTAAAAAAATGGCAGTTATAA
- the moaB gene encoding molybdenum cofactor biosynthesis protein B, whose translation MSHLSSSKFKSAKMAVLTVSDTRNEETDTSGKYLVESLLEAGHELRDKKIVIDCPYKIRAIVATWIADENIEGILITGGTGFTQRDTTPEAVSVLFDKAVEGFGELFRHVSYLEIGSSTIQSRALAGFANNTVIYCMPGSTGACRTAWTKIIKEQMDSTHTPCNFMPHLGQ comes from the coding sequence ATGAGTCACCTGAGCAGCAGTAAATTTAAAAGTGCTAAAATGGCAGTGTTAACCGTATCTGATACGCGCAATGAAGAGACAGATACCTCGGGAAAATATTTGGTCGAGTCTTTACTCGAGGCCGGCCATGAATTACGCGATAAAAAAATCGTGATTGATTGTCCTTATAAAATAAGAGCTATTGTTGCAACTTGGATTGCGGATGAAAATATAGAAGGGATATTGATCACCGGCGGAACAGGCTTTACACAACGCGATACGACGCCTGAAGCGGTGAGTGTTTTATTTGATAAAGCGGTAGAAGGCTTTGGTGAGCTTTTTCGCCATGTGTCGTATCTTGAGATTGGTTCATCAACCATTCAAAGTCGCGCTTTAGCGGGTTTTGCAAATAATACTGTCATTTATTGTATGCCGGGTTCAACGGGCGCGTGCCGCACCGCGTGGACAAAAATCATTAAAGAACAAATGGACTCAACGCACACTCCGTGTAATTTTATGCCGCATTTAGGTCAATAA
- a CDS encoding chaperone NapD — MQQAELHISSLIVHMRPHKSESIKKSINAFCGAEVVSISEQGKGIVLLESSHQREIMEVIDNINDLDGVLNTGLVYHEFEKIEYEEEKSPESKEII; from the coding sequence ATGCAACAAGCAGAGTTACATATATCGAGTTTAATTGTACACATGCGACCGCATAAGTCCGAATCGATTAAAAAAAGTATTAACGCTTTTTGTGGCGCAGAAGTTGTGTCCATCTCTGAGCAAGGTAAAGGCATCGTGTTATTAGAGTCATCACACCAACGTGAAATAATGGAAGTGATAGATAACATTAATGACCTCGATGGCGTGCTCAATACTGGGCTGGTTTACCATGAATTTGAAAAAATAGAATATGAAGAAGAAAAGTCGCCAGAAAGTAAGGAAATAATATGA
- the napA gene encoding nitrate reductase catalytic subunit NapA, with protein sequence MKFSRREFMKAQAVASAAVVAGIALPVSASNLIASRDDSKIKWDKAPCRFCGTGCSVLVGTQNGKVVATQGDPESPVNKGLNCVKGYFLSKIMYGKDRLTTPLLRMSNGVYDKNGEFAPVSWDRAFDVMADKFKKTLREKGPTAVGMFGSGQWTLWEGYAASKLMKAGFRSNNLDPNARHCMASAVGGFMRTFGIDEPMGCYDDLENADVFVLWGSNMAEMHPILWSRLTDRRLSHPDVRVHVLSTYTHRSFELADNGMIFTPQSDLAILNFIANYIIQNDGVDEDFVKKHINFRKGVTDIGYGLRDTDPLQKKAKNPNSGASSPMSFSEYKKYVEPFDVEYAEKMSGVPAAKLIELAKVYADPKLKVTSYWTMGFNQHTRGVWANNLVYNIHLLTGKISKPGSGPFSLTGQPSACGTAREVGTFSHRLPADLMVKNPKHRAIAEKIWKLPEGTIPAKPGYHAVEQNRMLKDGKLNAYWVMCNNNVQAAANINEEVIPGYRNPDNFIVVSDPYPTVTAQLGDLILPTAMWVEKEGAYGNAERRTQFWYQQVKAPQGAQSDLWQLMEFAKRFKIEEVWPAELIAKMPSVKGKTMYEVLYENGNVNAFSIDEVPEDKLNDESKHFGFYVQKGLFEEYATFGRGHGHDLAPFNDYHKARGLRWPVVNGKETLWRFREGSDPYVEKGSEFQFYGHKDKRARIFALPYEPPAESPDEEYDLWLSTGRVLEHWHSGSMTRRVPELYRAFPDAVVFMHPEDAKKRGLRRGDEIILASRRGELTSRVETRGRNRPPIGLVFMPWFDAKQLVNKITLDATDPLSKQTDYKKCAVKITKKQV encoded by the coding sequence ATGAAATTTAGCAGACGTGAATTTATGAAAGCGCAAGCGGTGGCCTCAGCGGCTGTCGTTGCAGGGATAGCTCTACCCGTTTCAGCAAGTAATTTAATTGCCAGTCGAGATGACAGTAAAATAAAATGGGATAAAGCACCATGCCGATTTTGTGGTACAGGTTGTAGCGTCCTTGTCGGCACTCAAAATGGTAAAGTAGTGGCAACGCAGGGAGATCCTGAGTCCCCTGTAAACAAAGGTCTTAACTGTGTTAAAGGCTATTTCTTATCTAAAATAATGTATGGCAAAGATCGTTTAACCACGCCATTATTACGCATGAGCAATGGTGTTTATGATAAAAATGGTGAATTTGCGCCTGTTTCTTGGGATCGCGCTTTTGATGTAATGGCTGATAAGTTTAAAAAAACATTACGTGAAAAAGGCCCAACAGCTGTCGGTATGTTTGGCTCCGGCCAATGGACGTTATGGGAAGGTTATGCCGCCTCAAAGCTAATGAAAGCAGGGTTTCGTAGTAATAACTTAGATCCTAATGCACGTCACTGTATGGCGTCTGCTGTGGGTGGCTTTATGCGTACCTTTGGTATTGATGAGCCGATGGGCTGTTATGATGATCTTGAAAATGCAGATGTGTTTGTCTTATGGGGCTCTAATATGGCCGAGATGCATCCTATTCTTTGGTCGCGTTTAACTGATCGCCGCTTAAGTCATCCGGATGTTCGTGTACATGTGTTATCTACTTATACGCATCGCTCTTTTGAACTTGCAGATAATGGCATGATTTTTACGCCACAATCTGATCTTGCCATCTTAAACTTCATCGCCAATTATATTATTCAAAATGATGGTGTTGATGAAGACTTTGTTAAAAAACATATTAATTTCCGTAAAGGTGTTACCGATATTGGCTATGGCCTTCGAGATACTGATCCTCTACAGAAAAAAGCTAAAAACCCTAACAGTGGCGCGTCCTCGCCAATGAGTTTTAGTGAGTATAAAAAATATGTAGAACCTTTTGATGTTGAATATGCCGAAAAAATGTCAGGCGTACCGGCAGCTAAACTGATTGAACTGGCAAAAGTATATGCAGATCCAAAGCTTAAAGTAACGTCATATTGGACCATGGGCTTTAATCAACATACGCGTGGCGTATGGGCAAATAACCTTGTATATAATATCCATTTATTAACGGGTAAAATATCTAAACCCGGCAGTGGACCTTTTTCATTAACGGGTCAACCCTCTGCCTGTGGCACCGCGCGTGAAGTGGGCACGTTTTCACATCGTTTACCTGCCGATTTAATGGTTAAAAATCCGAAGCATCGCGCTATTGCTGAAAAAATATGGAAACTACCTGAAGGTACTATCCCGGCTAAACCGGGTTATCATGCCGTCGAGCAGAACCGCATGCTCAAAGATGGTAAGTTAAATGCCTATTGGGTGATGTGTAATAATAACGTGCAAGCTGCCGCTAATATTAATGAAGAGGTTATCCCAGGTTATCGTAATCCAGACAATTTCATTGTGGTGTCTGATCCTTATCCAACGGTGACAGCGCAATTAGGTGATCTTATTTTACCGACGGCTATGTGGGTAGAAAAAGAGGGCGCTTATGGTAATGCAGAGCGTCGTACACAATTTTGGTATCAGCAAGTTAAAGCGCCTCAAGGGGCTCAGTCGGATCTTTGGCAATTAATGGAATTTGCAAAGCGCTTTAAAATTGAAGAGGTTTGGCCTGCTGAGCTGATAGCGAAAATGCCGTCAGTTAAAGGTAAAACAATGTATGAAGTGCTTTATGAAAATGGCAATGTTAATGCGTTTTCAATTGATGAAGTGCCAGAAGACAAGTTAAATGATGAATCAAAGCATTTTGGTTTTTATGTTCAAAAAGGTCTTTTTGAAGAGTATGCGACTTTTGGTCGTGGCCATGGACATGATTTAGCGCCTTTTAATGATTACCACAAAGCGCGCGGTCTACGCTGGCCTGTTGTTAATGGCAAAGAGACACTTTGGCGTTTTCGTGAAGGATCTGATCCTTATGTTGAAAAAGGATCAGAATTTCAATTTTACGGACACAAAGATAAACGCGCGCGCATCTTTGCTTTACCTTATGAGCCACCTGCAGAGTCTCCGGATGAAGAATATGACCTTTGGTTAAGTACGGGCCGTGTATTAGAGCATTGGCATTCAGGTTCAATGACGCGTCGCGTACCTGAACTGTACCGCGCTTTCCCAGATGCAGTGGTATTTATGCACCCTGAAGATGCAAAAAAACGTGGTTTACGCCGTGGTGATGAAATTATATTAGCCTCGCGACGTGGCGAGTTAACGTCCCGCGTTGAAACACGAGGACGTAATCGTCCACCGATAGGTCTGGTATTTATGCCGTGGTTTGATGCTAAACAGTTGGTTAATAAAATCACCCTTGATGCCACTGATCCGTTATCGAAACAAACGGATTACAAAAAGTGTGCGGTTAAAATAACAAAGAAACAAGTCTAA